Proteins encoded together in one uncultured Flavobacterium sp. window:
- a CDS encoding AsmA-like C-terminal region-containing protein: MLKKILKITAIVLVVFVAALFAIPYFFKDQIKAKIAEAINESVDAKVSFADADLSLFRNFPNATVGIEKLVIINKAPFEGDTLVSLGELNLKMSIKELFKGKEEPLSIQGISSTNGLINIIFNKDGIGNFDIALKDKNKTEKDDKSKPLSLKIQNYKIENFTFRYIDQKSKIKMVIDSLNHEGTGDFTNSKLDLTTKSTAKVSLDMDKINYMKNVKLTLDAVLGIDLEQSKYTFKENKALINQLPLEFDGFIQMVDAGQIYDLKFKTPTSAFTNFLGLIPSAYASSLDGVKTTGDFTVAGFAKGQLTDTTVPKFNIAIASNNASFQYPNLPKSVQNIVIDTKIINETGILNDTYVNLDKLSFRIDQDVFNAKANIKNITVNPIVDAALKGTINLANLSKAYPIKMDKPLAGILKADVTTNFDMASVEKSQYQNIKNAGTMSLSGFKYTDENNKSMNISTALVEFNPSTINLKKFDATTGKSDLSINGVLENFYGFMFKKQELRGNFNMSSNQLAVDDFMTAGEPATEKKAAKPTEAMKIPAFLNCTLNAKATTVLYDNLKLKDVSGKLIVKDEKATLENFKTSIFGGTIGLTGTVSTKTKVPTFDMNLGFNQVDIAQTFTQLDMMKKIAPIAGIINGKLNSTIKLNGNLDAKELTPDLKSISGDLLGQLLSTTINSKNSTVLSALTSNIKFIDMNKINLNDIKAALTFENGKVNVKPFDIKYQDIKITVGGTHGFDQTMNYNLKLDVPAKYLGSEANAFISKMSPADAAKLQNIPINAMITGNFSNPKISTDMKSAITSLASQVANQQKEKLTQKGASALNDLINKNTKAKDTTQAAKTEKEQKTQEVTKKASDLINGLFKKKN, encoded by the coding sequence ATGTTAAAGAAAATTTTAAAAATTACTGCCATTGTTCTCGTGGTGTTTGTAGCTGCATTATTTGCCATTCCTTATTTCTTTAAGGATCAAATAAAAGCTAAAATTGCAGAAGCGATTAACGAAAGTGTCGATGCAAAAGTAAGTTTTGCTGATGCTGATCTAAGCTTGTTTAGAAACTTCCCGAATGCAACAGTTGGAATCGAAAAACTGGTCATTATCAACAAAGCTCCTTTTGAAGGTGACACTTTAGTTTCATTAGGCGAATTGAATTTGAAAATGAGCATTAAAGAACTTTTTAAAGGAAAAGAAGAACCGTTGAGCATTCAGGGAATTAGTTCTACGAATGGTTTAATCAATATAATCTTTAATAAAGATGGTATTGGCAACTTTGATATCGCTTTAAAAGACAAAAACAAAACAGAGAAAGACGATAAAAGCAAACCTCTTTCTTTAAAAATTCAGAACTACAAAATCGAAAATTTCACTTTTAGATATATCGATCAGAAGTCAAAAATTAAAATGGTAATTGATAGTTTAAATCACGAAGGAACTGGTGATTTCACCAACTCTAAGTTAGATTTGACTACAAAATCTACAGCCAAAGTTTCTTTGGACATGGATAAAATCAATTACATGAAAAACGTAAAACTGACTTTAGATGCAGTTTTAGGAATTGATTTAGAGCAAAGCAAATATACTTTTAAAGAAAACAAAGCCTTAATAAATCAATTGCCGTTAGAATTTGACGGTTTTATTCAGATGGTTGATGCGGGTCAGATTTATGATTTAAAATTTAAAACCCCAACTTCAGCCTTTACTAACTTCTTAGGCTTAATTCCTTCAGCTTATGCTTCAAGTTTAGATGGCGTAAAAACAACCGGTGATTTTACGGTAGCAGGTTTTGCAAAAGGACAATTAACAGATACTACTGTTCCTAAATTTAATATTGCAATTGCCTCAAACAATGCTTCATTTCAATATCCGAACTTACCCAAATCAGTTCAGAATATTGTAATTGACACAAAAATCATCAACGAAACCGGAATTCTAAATGACACCTACGTTAATTTAGACAAACTTTCATTTAGAATTGATCAGGATGTTTTTAATGCTAAAGCAAATATTAAAAACATTACCGTAAATCCTATTGTTGATGCGGCATTAAAAGGAACTATTAATTTAGCTAATCTTTCAAAAGCGTATCCAATTAAAATGGACAAACCTTTGGCTGGTATTTTAAAAGCTGATGTTACAACAAATTTTGATATGGCATCTGTAGAAAAAAGCCAATATCAAAACATAAAAAATGCAGGAACGATGAGTTTATCAGGATTTAAATATACTGATGAAAACAATAAATCGATGAACATTAGTACGGCTTTGGTTGAATTTAATCCAAGTACTATAAACCTGAAAAAATTTGATGCTACAACCGGAAAAAGTGATTTAAGTATTAATGGAGTTTTAGAAAACTTCTACGGTTTTATGTTTAAAAAACAAGAACTAAGAGGAAACTTCAATATGAGTTCTAATCAATTAGCAGTTGACGATTTTATGACTGCGGGTGAACCTGCAACTGAAAAAAAGGCTGCAAAACCAACAGAAGCAATGAAGATTCCGGCATTTTTAAATTGTACATTAAATGCAAAAGCAACAACTGTTTTGTATGACAATTTAAAACTAAAAGATGTTTCAGGAAAACTAATTGTGAAAGATGAAAAAGCAACTTTAGAGAACTTTAAAACATCAATTTTTGGAGGAACAATTGGTTTAACGGGAACCGTTTCTACCAAAACAAAAGTACCAACTTTTGATATGAATTTAGGTTTCAATCAAGTCGATATTGCCCAAACATTTACGCAACTTGACATGATGAAAAAGATTGCTCCAATTGCAGGAATTATCAATGGTAAATTAAATTCGACTATAAAATTGAATGGAAATTTAGACGCTAAAGAATTGACTCCGGATTTAAAATCTATTTCGGGAGATTTGTTAGGACAATTACTTTCGACAACTATAAACTCTAAAAATTCAACTGTATTAAGCGCCTTAACTTCAAACATTAAATTTATTGATATGAATAAAATAAATTTAAATGATATTAAAGCTGCATTAACTTTTGAAAACGGAAAAGTTAATGTAAAACCATTTGATATTAAATATCAAGATATTAAAATCACCGTTGGCGGAACCCACGGTTTTGACCAAACGATGAATTACAATTTAAAACTTGATGTTCCGGCTAAATATTTAGGAAGTGAAGCAAATGCCTTTATCTCAAAAATGTCTCCTGCAGATGCTGCGAAACTGCAAAATATTCCGATAAATGCAATGATTACAGGTAATTTTTCTAATCCTAAAATATCAACTGATATGAAATCTGCAATTACCAGTTTAGCGTCTCAGGTTGCTAATCAACAAAAAGAAAAGCTAACACAAAAAGGTGCTTCTGCTCTTAATGATTTAATCAATAAAAACACAAAAGCAAAAGATACCACACAGGCTGCAAAAACAGAAAAAGAACAAAAAACTCAGGAGGTTACTAAAAAAGCAAGTGACTTGATAAATGGTTTATTCAAGAAGAAAAATTAA
- a CDS encoding alpha/beta fold hydrolase — MKNIVLLLTLFLLSIVNAQDKKEITYKESEVILKINNDQLFGTLTVPDLTKKYPVALIIAGSGPTDRNGNNPMMKNNSLKMLAEALAKKGIASLRFDKRGIGASKASAISESSLVFENYTEDAKSWINFLKQDKRFSQLVVIGHSEGSLIGMIAGAKANKFISIAGAGDSADKILKTQIAAKSNQQINDMTFPIIDSLKSGNKVNKVDPMLNVLFRPSIQPYLISWFKYNPQEEIKKLNVPILILQGNNDLQVTVKDAENLNQANKNSELLIVDKMNHIMKIIDGDKQANLESYNNETLPLSEVMTNKIVSFILK, encoded by the coding sequence ATGAAAAATATAGTTCTTCTTCTTACTCTTTTTTTATTAAGCATTGTGAATGCTCAGGATAAAAAGGAAATTACTTATAAAGAATCTGAAGTGATTTTAAAAATCAATAATGATCAGCTTTTTGGCACTTTAACAGTTCCTGATTTAACCAAGAAATACCCGGTTGCTTTAATAATCGCAGGTTCAGGACCAACGGATAGAAATGGTAATAATCCGATGATGAAAAACAATTCACTGAAAATGCTGGCAGAAGCTTTGGCAAAAAAAGGAATTGCATCATTAAGATTTGACAAAAGAGGAATTGGTGCAAGTAAAGCTTCTGCAATATCCGAATCAAGTTTAGTATTCGAAAATTATACTGAAGATGCTAAAAGCTGGATTAACTTTTTGAAACAAGATAAACGTTTTTCTCAATTAGTAGTTATCGGACATAGTGAAGGTTCTTTAATTGGGATGATTGCCGGAGCAAAAGCAAATAAATTTATTTCAATTGCCGGAGCCGGAGATTCAGCTGATAAAATTCTTAAAACACAAATAGCCGCTAAGTCAAATCAGCAAATTAATGATATGACTTTTCCGATTATTGACAGTTTAAAAAGCGGAAATAAAGTAAACAAAGTCGACCCAATGCTTAATGTCTTATTTAGACCAAGCATTCAGCCTTATTTAATTTCCTGGTTTAAATATAATCCTCAGGAAGAGATTAAGAAACTAAATGTTCCTATTTTGATATTACAAGGAAACAATGATTTGCAAGTAACCGTAAAAGATGCCGAGAATTTAAATCAGGCCAATAAAAATTCTGAACTATTGATCGTTGACAAAATGAATCATATCATGAAAATTATTGATGGTGACAAGCAGGCAAATTTAGAGAGTTATAATAATGAAACTTTGCCTCTCTCAGAAGTTATGACCAATAAGATTGTTTCATTTATTTTAAAATAA
- the sppA gene encoding signal peptide peptidase SppA, with protein sequence MKFLGNVIATVIGIFVFIMVFFFGVILIGAIFGGEESVSAKSDSVIELNLKQIQNDYAGKYKDPWIAVFSEKKTIGLTDVINAIEAAKTDDNIKGISILNDESSLGLAQYKDLRNALESFKKSGKFVWAYANTYSQKEYYLNSVANTIYLNPAGDLDFKGLSSEVMFFKDFQDKSGIHMEVIRHGKYKSAVEPFLENKMSDANREQVTALLNSIWTTVSNDISKSRNIPVAKLNEIANGLLARTPEMAKAQHLVDIVAYEDTYHNAIKKALKVTGDDDYNKISISDYTQNNITTALSNTSTDQIAIIYAQGEIQSGEGDVTVIGEGSMRRSLQEARKNEDVKAIVLRIDSPGGNALTSDLIWREIEITKKVKPVVVSMGNYAASGGYYIACNANKIFAENNTITGSIGVFGILPNFSPLATKLGINTEQVKTHENSANYSPFVPIDEKFKAFTLEGVEHIYNTFVTHVAQGRKMTFAQVDAIAQGRVWSGTEALKIGLVDKIGGLNDAIAEAAKIAKITTYSTQNYPEYDKTFNDLISNLPFAQSKEAFIKEEIGEENYMLIEQVKRFQNQKGVQAMLPFGINIK encoded by the coding sequence ATGAAGTTTTTAGGAAATGTAATTGCCACTGTTATTGGTATTTTTGTATTTATTATGGTCTTCTTTTTTGGAGTAATTCTAATTGGAGCTATTTTCGGAGGAGAAGAGTCTGTGTCGGCCAAAAGTGATTCTGTAATAGAATTAAATTTAAAACAGATTCAAAATGATTATGCCGGAAAATACAAAGATCCCTGGATAGCTGTTTTTTCAGAGAAAAAAACTATCGGTTTAACCGATGTTATAAATGCTATTGAAGCCGCAAAAACAGATGATAATATTAAAGGAATTTCGATCTTAAACGATGAATCTTCTTTAGGATTAGCGCAATATAAAGATTTAAGAAACGCTCTTGAAAGTTTCAAAAAATCAGGAAAATTTGTCTGGGCTTACGCCAATACCTATTCGCAAAAAGAATATTATTTAAATTCTGTTGCCAACACTATTTATTTGAATCCTGCGGGAGACCTTGATTTTAAAGGACTTTCGTCTGAAGTAATGTTCTTTAAAGATTTTCAGGATAAATCAGGTATCCATATGGAAGTGATTCGTCACGGAAAATACAAAAGTGCTGTCGAGCCATTTTTAGAAAATAAAATGAGTGATGCTAACAGAGAACAAGTTACAGCCTTGCTAAACTCAATCTGGACGACGGTTTCAAACGATATTTCGAAAAGCCGAAATATTCCTGTTGCTAAGTTAAACGAGATTGCAAATGGCTTGCTTGCCAGAACGCCCGAAATGGCAAAAGCACAACATTTGGTTGATATTGTCGCTTATGAAGATACCTATCACAATGCAATTAAAAAAGCATTGAAAGTAACGGGCGACGATGATTACAATAAAATTTCGATTTCAGATTATACTCAAAACAATATCACTACTGCTTTAAGCAATACCTCAACAGATCAAATTGCGATTATTTACGCTCAAGGCGAAATACAAAGCGGTGAAGGAGATGTTACCGTAATTGGCGAAGGTTCAATGCGCCGTTCTTTACAAGAAGCAAGAAAAAATGAGGATGTAAAAGCAATCGTTCTTAGAATTGATAGTCCGGGCGGAAATGCTTTGACTTCTGATTTGATTTGGAGAGAAATCGAAATCACCAAAAAAGTAAAACCGGTTGTAGTTTCTATGGGTAATTATGCAGCGTCTGGAGGATATTATATTGCTTGTAATGCCAACAAAATCTTTGCAGAAAACAATACAATTACAGGTTCTATAGGCGTTTTTGGTATTTTACCAAACTTTAGTCCTTTAGCAACTAAATTAGGAATCAATACTGAACAAGTAAAAACACATGAAAACTCAGCAAATTATAGCCCATTTGTGCCAATTGATGAGAAATTTAAAGCTTTTACACTTGAAGGAGTTGAGCACATTTACAATACTTTTGTGACGCATGTGGCTCAAGGCCGAAAAATGACTTTTGCACAAGTTGATGCTATTGCACAAGGAAGAGTCTGGTCAGGAACTGAGGCTTTAAAAATTGGTTTGGTTGACAAAATTGGAGGCTTAAATGATGCTATTGCCGAAGCTGCCAAAATCGCCAAAATAACAACATACAGCACACAGAACTATCCGGAATACGACAAAACATTCAACGATCTGATTTCTAATCTGCCTTTTGCACAATCTAAAGAAGCATTTATAAAAGAAGAAATTGGCGAAGAAAACTATATGCTTATTGAACAAGTAAAAAGATTTCAAAACCAAAAAGGTGTTCAGGCAATGCTTCCTTTTGGAATAAACATCAAATAA
- the folK gene encoding 2-amino-4-hydroxy-6-hydroxymethyldihydropteridine diphosphokinase codes for MKSQHQITLSIGSNQGDRLANIESCIALIHQEIGTVIRVSRLYETPAWGFESDAFYNCALVLHSTSSAQKILNQVLKIEKHLGRIRSNQEGYQSRLIDVDLITYDDEIIESEKLHIPHPLMQNRNFVLLPMQDLKLNWKHPVYQKTISELIAISPDDSVCTIVQDLKNPLQEIPLESFNYIAFEGNIGAGKTTLAHKISEDFNAKTVLERFADNPFLPKFYKDQNRYAFPLEMSFLADRYQQLSDDLAQFDLFKDFIVADYHIFKSLIFAKITLAEDEYRLYRNLFDIIYKEMPKPDLYVYLYQNSERLLQNIKKRGRNYEQNISTDYLDKINNGYLDYIKSQTDLNVLIIDVSERDFVKKHEDYLFILNEIKKKIG; via the coding sequence ATGAAATCACAGCATCAAATCACGCTATCTATAGGCAGTAATCAGGGAGACAGATTGGCAAACATCGAAAGTTGTATTGCTTTAATACATCAGGAAATTGGTACTGTAATAAGGGTTTCAAGGCTTTATGAAACTCCGGCCTGGGGATTTGAAAGTGATGCTTTTTATAATTGTGCTTTGGTTTTGCATAGTACTTCATCTGCGCAAAAAATACTGAATCAGGTTTTAAAAATTGAAAAACATTTAGGAAGAATTCGATCGAATCAGGAAGGATATCAATCCCGATTAATTGATGTTGATTTGATTACCTATGATGATGAAATTATTGAGTCTGAAAAACTTCACATTCCGCATCCTTTGATGCAAAACAGAAACTTTGTTTTATTGCCAATGCAGGATTTAAAACTGAATTGGAAACATCCTGTTTATCAAAAAACGATTTCAGAGTTAATTGCTATTTCGCCGGACGATAGTGTTTGTACAATAGTTCAGGATTTAAAGAATCCATTGCAGGAAATTCCGTTGGAAAGTTTTAATTATATTGCTTTTGAAGGAAATATTGGAGCTGGGAAAACTACTTTGGCGCACAAAATTTCAGAGGATTTTAATGCTAAAACCGTTTTAGAGCGTTTTGCTGATAATCCGTTTTTACCAAAATTCTATAAAGATCAAAATCGATACGCTTTTCCTTTAGAAATGTCTTTTCTTGCAGATCGTTATCAGCAATTATCAGATGATCTGGCGCAGTTTGATTTGTTTAAAGATTTTATTGTTGCCGATTATCATATTTTTAAATCCTTGATTTTTGCCAAAATTACGCTTGCAGAAGATGAATATCGTTTGTACCGAAACTTATTTGATATTATCTATAAAGAAATGCCAAAGCCTGATTTGTATGTTTATTTGTATCAGAATTCAGAACGTCTGCTTCAAAACATCAAGAAACGCGGACGAAATTATGAGCAAAATATTTCAACAGATTATCTCGACAAAATCAATAACGGTTACCTGGATTATATAAAATCTCAGACCGATTTGAATGTTTTGATTATCGATGTTTCAGAGCGCGATTTTGTAAAAAAACACGAAGATTATCTTTTTATTTTGAATGAAATTAAGAAGAAGATTGGGTAA
- a CDS encoding T9SS type B sorting domain-containing protein, with protein MKNFNFLKIPLLFFALSLIQSYAYGEIKTLNNDFIVVKKDTLKSDRKKISTTNFAVTPPVIKATGDQLYCPLNSINIVTSITITHDPLEPGTQAAYIQVSSGYSSGLDKLTLSNPAAHPTIITSWDATAGKLTLSSPTGIDVLYSDLEAAIKDVVFSNTSVAASGTKTFSITIGKANYLPSTKHFYLFVPSLGITWTDAKAAAEASTYYGLKGYLATLLSADEAKLSGEQASGSGWIGGSDAETEGVWKWVTGPEAGTIFWNGVANGSSPNFAFWNTGEPNQLGNEDYAHITQPGIGIRGSWNDLSNTGSLIPGDPYQPKGYIVEYGGSPGEVPLEIAASTKITIPIATPSANPSAVCDSGIFTFNATATTGATISWYATATGGTALATGNSFITPTINTTTTYYVDAGCESNRKSVTATINTTPTTPVAAQSTYSNCGPGSKTIQASANIGSINWYTSSVGGTSLFTGNSFTTPTISTNITYYAEASNNGCINTTRTPIDIKIYTPPVVSDQELALCQFQTITLDAGVPGMIYKWNTNSGETTQTIPISKAGTYTVDITSPAPQNCTSRKTIIVTDRQVPEISRIDVNGTRVVIYLTKEQDYFEYSVDGSNFQNSNVFYDVPGGLRTAFVREKSGCAGTTKMFVVLVFPPFFTPNNDTYNDVWEVTGMENYPEAQVTIFDRYGKLIAQLNASKMTWDGTLDKTPLPASDYWYALKIDNSTPVLRGHFSLKR; from the coding sequence ATGAAAAATTTTAATTTCTTAAAAATACCACTTTTATTTTTTGCATTAAGCTTAATACAATCCTATGCTTATGGAGAAATTAAAACTTTAAATAACGATTTTATTGTCGTAAAAAAGGACACTTTAAAATCAGACAGAAAAAAAATTAGTACCACAAATTTTGCCGTAACTCCTCCCGTAATTAAGGCTACAGGAGATCAATTATATTGCCCTCTAAATTCTATCAATATTGTAACCAGTATTACAATAACTCACGATCCTCTGGAACCAGGAACACAAGCGGCTTATATTCAGGTTTCTTCGGGTTACTCCAGTGGTTTAGACAAATTAACTCTTTCTAATCCTGCGGCACACCCAACAATCATAACGAGTTGGGACGCAACCGCCGGAAAACTAACATTATCAAGCCCGACCGGTATAGATGTATTATATTCTGATTTAGAAGCTGCTATTAAAGATGTCGTATTCTCTAATACTTCGGTTGCGGCCTCTGGAACGAAAACTTTTTCTATCACAATTGGCAAAGCTAATTATCTACCTTCTACAAAACATTTTTATTTATTTGTTCCTAGTCTCGGCATTACCTGGACAGATGCAAAAGCTGCTGCAGAAGCAAGTACTTATTACGGACTTAAAGGATATTTGGCGACTCTTTTATCAGCCGATGAAGCCAAATTAAGTGGAGAACAAGCCTCTGGAAGCGGATGGATTGGTGGAAGTGATGCCGAAACGGAAGGTGTCTGGAAATGGGTTACCGGACCTGAAGCCGGAACTATTTTCTGGAATGGAGTCGCAAATGGCTCTAGTCCAAATTTTGCTTTTTGGAATACTGGAGAACCAAACCAGCTAGGAAATGAAGACTATGCTCACATAACACAACCCGGAATTGGAATACGAGGTTCCTGGAATGATTTGTCCAACACAGGATCATTAATTCCAGGCGACCCATATCAGCCAAAGGGTTACATTGTAGAATACGGGGGATCACCCGGCGAAGTTCCTTTAGAAATCGCGGCTAGTACAAAAATAACTATTCCGATTGCAACACCATCTGCAAACCCAAGTGCGGTTTGTGATTCAGGAATTTTCACATTTAATGCTACCGCAACAACCGGAGCAACTATTAGTTGGTATGCAACAGCCACTGGCGGAACTGCATTGGCAACAGGAAATTCTTTTATTACTCCTACAATAAATACAACCACAACTTATTATGTAGATGCTGGTTGCGAATCGAATCGAAAATCAGTTACAGCAACAATTAACACAACACCTACAACACCTGTTGCTGCTCAATCAACCTATTCTAATTGTGGCCCGGGATCTAAAACCATTCAGGCTAGTGCAAATATTGGCTCTATAAATTGGTATACATCATCTGTTGGCGGCACAAGCTTATTTACAGGAAATAGTTTTACAACTCCAACAATTTCAACAAATATCACTTATTATGCTGAGGCATCCAATAATGGCTGTATTAATACTACTCGTACTCCTATAGATATCAAAATTTATACTCCACCTGTTGTTAGCGATCAAGAACTTGCTTTGTGTCAATTTCAAACCATTACGCTTGACGCAGGAGTTCCCGGAATGATCTACAAATGGAATACCAATAGCGGAGAAACAACACAAACTATTCCTATCTCAAAAGCCGGAACCTATACTGTTGATATCACAAGTCCTGCTCCTCAAAATTGTACCAGTCGAAAAACAATTATAGTTACTGACCGTCAAGTTCCTGAAATATCCCGTATCGATGTAAACGGAACAAGGGTCGTAATTTATCTTACCAAAGAACAAGATTACTTTGAATATTCTGTCGATGGTTCTAATTTTCAGAATTCAAATGTGTTTTATGATGTTCCCGGCGGGTTACGAACTGCTTTTGTAAGAGAAAAAAGTGGTTGTGCCGGCACAACAAAAATGTTTGTAGTTCTTGTTTTTCCTCCATTTTTTACCCCAAATAATGATACTTATAATGATGTGTGGGAAGTAACCGGAATGGAAAATTATCCTGAAGCGCAAGTCACTATTTTTGATCGTTATGGCAAACTTATTGCACAATTAAATGCCTCTAAAATGACTTGGGACGGAACTCTGGACAAAACTCCTCTACCCGCTTCTGATTATTGGTATGCACTAAAAATCGACAATAGTACACCCGTTTTGAGAGGACATTTTTCGCTAAAAAGATAA
- a CDS encoding RNA methyltransferase, which translates to MRKLENSELDRKSIEDFKKSDKTPLILVLDDIRSLHNIGSVFRTADAFLIEKIILCGITATPPNKEIHKTALGATETVAWEHHESVLEVIENLKKDNVLTLAIEQVESAIFLQDFKVEKGQKYALVFGNEVYGVAQEAVAICDGCIEIPQLGTKHSLNIAVSAGIVVWDLFQKLNWPKSI; encoded by the coding sequence ATGAGAAAACTGGAAAATAGTGAACTAGACCGAAAATCGATTGAAGATTTTAAAAAATCTGATAAAACTCCTCTAATATTAGTATTAGATGATATTCGCAGTTTACACAATATCGGCTCTGTATTTAGAACTGCCGATGCTTTTTTGATTGAAAAGATAATTCTATGTGGTATTACTGCCACGCCTCCAAACAAAGAAATTCATAAAACCGCTCTTGGCGCTACTGAAACTGTAGCTTGGGAACATCATGAAAGTGTATTGGAAGTTATTGAAAATCTAAAAAAAGACAATGTATTAACACTTGCCATTGAGCAAGTTGAAAGTGCCATTTTTCTTCAGGATTTCAAAGTAGAGAAAGGTCAAAAATATGCTCTGGTTTTTGGAAATGAAGTTTATGGTGTTGCTCAGGAAGCGGTTGCAATTTGCGACGGCTGTATTGAAATTCCGCAATTAGGAACCAAACATTCCTTAAATATTGCTGTAAGTGCAGGAATTGTAGTTTGGGATTTATTCCAAAAACTTAATTGGCCAAAAAGCATTTAA
- a CDS encoding DUF1573 domain-containing protein, with product MKKIILIAMLAVVGITASNAQSTKKAKVAKIEGAGMAFETETIDYGTIAHNADGKREFVFVNNGTKPLIITNTQGSCGCTVPTTPKEPIAPGAKGVIGVKYATDRVGAFTKTVTVTSNAEGQPTKVLTIKGTVLPDPVKS from the coding sequence ATGAAAAAAATAATCTTAATCGCTATGTTAGCTGTAGTTGGAATTACAGCTTCTAACGCTCAAAGCACTAAAAAAGCTAAAGTTGCTAAAATTGAAGGTGCTGGAATGGCTTTCGAAACAGAAACTATTGACTACGGAACTATCGCTCATAATGCGGATGGAAAACGTGAATTTGTTTTTGTAAACAACGGAACTAAACCATTAATCATTACAAACACACAAGGATCTTGTGGTTGTACTGTACCAACAACTCCAAAAGAGCCAATCGCTCCAGGAGCTAAAGGTGTTATTGGTGTAAAATATGCTACTGACAGAGTTGGTGCATTTACAAAAACTGTAACGGTTACTTCTAACGCTGAAGGACAACCAACAAAAGTACTTACTATTAAAGGTACAGTTTTACCAGATCCAGTAAAAAGCTAA